A genomic stretch from Erigeron canadensis isolate Cc75 chromosome 9, C_canadensis_v1, whole genome shotgun sequence includes:
- the LOC122582878 gene encoding myb family transcription factor PHL5-like, which translates to MLRQPSGQVLVNGTNHSNGMPSKTRLKWTQDLQDQFVECVNCLGGQEKATPKAILRMMDSEGLTIYHVKSHLQKYRVNNYWSETAKGNLEKRKSIDTISQIENITGMQFKDALQMQLSVRRQLHEQLEIQRNLQLRIEEQAKQPKMTFD; encoded by the exons ATGCTTAGACAACCTTCAGGTCAAGTTTTGGTCAACGGTACAAATCATTCAAATGGTATGCCAAGTAAAACACGACTCAAATGGACTCAAGATCTCCAAGACCAGTTTGTGGAGTGTGTGAATTGCTTAGGTGGTCAAGAAA AGGCTACTCCAAAGGCGATACTGAGAATGATGGATTCAGAAGGGTTAACAATCTATCATGTTAAAAGCCATTTACAG AAATACAGAGTTAACAATTATTGGTCGGAAACTGCCAAAG GAAATTTGGAGAAGAGAAAGAGTATTGATACAATATCGCAAATTGAAAATATAAC AGGCATGCAATTTAAGGATGCACTACAAATGCAACTTTCTGTACGAAGGCAACTTCATGAGCAACTAGAG ATTCAGAGAAACTTGCAGTTGAGAATAGAGGAACAAGCAAAGCAACCGAAGATGACGTTTGATTAA